GTTTATGATTACCGTTTTTTTCATGATACACCTCCCGGTCTTATCAAATAAGCCGTCCATAACGGGTCCGGCTTTTATAATAGCATCTGTAACAGCATCTTTTATGCCAAACCCTGCAAGGAGGGGAAAGGGCCTCCGCCCTTCCATGCATGACACCTTCGGCCCTTAAGAAGTCCTTATATTACAGGGGCTTTCGTACTAAGGGTTTTTCACCGAAGCCTCAATCACAGAAAATCCATTATGCACCTGAGGGTCCCCGGGTTCATCATCTTTCTCCATCACGGAATCGGATTTCCCTTTTCGGAATTTAATGTCTTCAATTGCAATATTCCTTCAGGGTTTTTCACCCCCGGGGAATTGGTTCCTTGAAAATATTTTCCGTCTTCTGATAGTATTTCATAATGGCTACTCCCGCTGGGATTCTCTCCAGAATTGTTGCTAAGGTGATAGACCTCGTATTTATTGCGATTGCAATAGAGGCACTGAACCGTGCCGGGTTCCTTGCGGCCATGGTTTACATACTGGTCGCAGACGGACTGTTTGAAGGAAGAAGCCCCGGGAAGATGCTTGTAAATATCCAGACAGTGAAGGAGGACGGAACACCCTGCACATTAAAGGAATCAATAATAAGAAACACTACCTTTGCTGTAGGCCTGTTACTATGGAAGATACCCATTATTGGCTGGGCCCTTTTCCTAATTCTGCTTTCCATTGAGTTCGTTGTCCTTATCGGAAGCGGCAATAAAAGAAGGGTTGGAGATGTTCTTGCCAGGACCGATGTGGTTGAGTTCCACCCAAAACGGACCGTTACCTAAATAGAGTCTGTGTATAAACTGCCGTTTTTTATTTCTGTCATACCCGAAGTCTGTAGTCGGGTATCCAGAACTTATTGAAAAGACTGGATTCCGGCCCAACTGACCGCGGGAATGACGGCTCTATTGTTGACTTTATACACAGACTCTATTTAGAGTCTGTGTATAAAGTCGAAAAGTTGTCCTTTTTCTGTCATTCCGGCTTGTCCGGAATCTGTCTTTAAGAAGGATTCCCGACTCGCTTCGCTTGCGGGAATGACAAATAACTGCAGTTTATATACAGACACTATTTAGAGTCTGTGTATAAACGTTTTTCTGTCATTCCGACCCCCGAATGCGTTCGGGATTGCGGGAATGACAAATGACTGTAATTTA
The sequence above is a segment of the bacterium BMS3Abin08 genome. Coding sequences within it:
- a CDS encoding RDD family protein, whose product is MATPAGILSRIVAKVIDLVFIAIAIEALNRAGFLAAMVYILVADGLFEGRSPGKMLVNIQTVKEDGTPCTLKESIIRNTTFAVGLLLWKIPIIGWALFLILLSIEFVVLIGSGNKRRVGDVLARTDVVEFHPKRTVT